The following coding sequences are from one Electrophorus electricus isolate fEleEle1 chromosome 22, fEleEle1.pri, whole genome shotgun sequence window:
- the LOC113570375 gene encoding zinc finger and SCAN domain-containing protein 12-like isoform X1, giving the protein MSKLETELMEVKSSSDGEAEVVAHEAVASVVAPGDAGPFAVPLKPAVRPLLLSPHLFNGNGEYVCSVCGESFFSLAQLAKHVQFHDRDRPFPCAVCGKRFLSRSHHTEHQRVHTGERPFPCNRCERAFTTHHNLKRHQLIHDKEEMYRCSVCGVLFCQEHQLGNIGGIIRVLRQHDVEPLIDPHMLLRLQLLPETKPAVEATPARQTTPRKMRKKKHKREPHHPDSDLYSARSDRHGHSGVPEVHESREVDVHEVTHRPAPKIQKIAYDIEVIL; this is encoded by the exons ATGTCCAAGTTGGAGACCGAGTTGATGGAGGTAAAAAGTTCCTCAGATGGTGAGGCTGAGGTAGTAGCACACGAAGCCGTGGCATCCGTTGTCGCCCCTGGCGACGCGGGTCCCTTCGCAGTGCCGCTGAAGCCGGCGGTGCGGCCCCTGCTGCTGTCGCCGCATCTCTTTAACGGGAACGGCGAGTACGTGTGCAGCGTGTGCGGCGAGTCGTTCTTCTCCCTGGCCCAGCTGGCCAAACACGTGCAGTTCCATGACCGCGACCGGCCGTTCCCGTGCGCCGTCTGCGGCAAGCGCTTCCTGAGTCGCAGCCACCACACGGAGCACCAGCGCGTGCACACGGGCGAGCGCCCGTTCCCGTGCAACCGCTGTGAGCGCGCCTTCACCACGCACCACAACCTGAAGCGCCACCAGCTCATCCACGACAAGGAAGAGATGTACCGCTGCAGTGTCTGCGGCGTGCTCTTCTGCCAGGAGCACCAGCTGGGCAACATCGGCGGCATCATCCGCGTCCTGCGGCAGCACGACGTGGAGCCGCTGATAGACCCTCATATGCTCCTGCGGCTGCAGCTGCTTCCCGAGACCAAGCCCGCGGTGGAGGCCACGCCGGCACGGCAGACGACGCCcaggaaaatgagaaaaaagaagCACAAGCGCGAACCCCACCACCCGGACAGTGACCTTTACTCTGCTAGGAGTGACAGACACGGCCATTCGGGAGTCCCTGAGGTTCACGAGAGCAGAGAGGTGGATGTACATGAAGTGACGCACAGACCAGCCCCAAAGATCCAGAAGATTGCTTACGATATTGAGGTCATCTT GTGA
- the LOC113570375 gene encoding zinc finger and SCAN domain-containing protein 12-like isoform X2, which produces MSKLETELMEVKSSSDGEAEVVAHEAVASVVAPGDAGPFAVPLKPAVRPLLLSPHLFNGNGEYVCSVCGESFFSLAQLAKHVQFHDRDRPFPCAVCGKRFLSRSHHTEHQRVHTGERPFPCNRCERAFTTHHNLKRHQLIHDKEEMYRCSVCGVLFCQEHQLGNIGGIIRVLRQHDVEPLIDPHMLLRLQLLPETKPAVEATPARQTTPRKMRKKKHKREPHHPDSDLYSARSDRHGHSGVPEVHESREVDVHEVTHRPAPKIQKIAYDIEVIL; this is translated from the coding sequence ATGTCCAAGTTGGAGACCGAGTTGATGGAGGTAAAAAGTTCCTCAGATGGTGAGGCTGAGGTAGTAGCACACGAAGCCGTGGCATCCGTTGTCGCCCCTGGCGACGCGGGTCCCTTCGCAGTGCCGCTGAAGCCGGCGGTGCGGCCCCTGCTGCTGTCGCCGCATCTCTTTAACGGGAACGGCGAGTACGTGTGCAGCGTGTGCGGCGAGTCGTTCTTCTCCCTGGCCCAGCTGGCCAAACACGTGCAGTTCCATGACCGCGACCGGCCGTTCCCGTGCGCCGTCTGCGGCAAGCGCTTCCTGAGTCGCAGCCACCACACGGAGCACCAGCGCGTGCACACGGGCGAGCGCCCGTTCCCGTGCAACCGCTGTGAGCGCGCCTTCACCACGCACCACAACCTGAAGCGCCACCAGCTCATCCACGACAAGGAAGAGATGTACCGCTGCAGTGTCTGCGGCGTGCTCTTCTGCCAGGAGCACCAGCTGGGCAACATCGGCGGCATCATCCGCGTCCTGCGGCAGCACGACGTGGAGCCGCTGATAGACCCTCATATGCTCCTGCGGCTGCAGCTGCTTCCCGAGACCAAGCCCGCGGTGGAGGCCACGCCGGCACGGCAGACGACGCCcaggaaaatgagaaaaaagaagCACAAGCGCGAACCCCACCACCCGGACAGTGACCTTTACTCTGCTAGGAGTGACAGACACGGCCATTCGGGAGTCCCTGAGGTTCACGAGAGCAGAGAGGTGGATGTACATGAAGTGACGCACAGACCAGCCCCAAAGATCCAGAAGATTGCTTACGATATTGAGGTCATCTTGTAA